The following is a genomic window from Burkholderia cepacia ATCC 25416.
GGGCGCGTCAGGCGGCGTGCGGGAAACGTGCGCGCCGCCCGCCGGCGCTCAGGCCGCCGCGCGCAGCGCGGGGGCGTGCGTGTTCGATGCGAGGGTGTCCATCGCCGCGACGACGCCGCTCGCGGCAACCGGCACGCCGGCGAGCTTCAGCCCCATCTCGCAGCCGGCGAGCGTGGCCATCAGCGTGAGGTCGTTGCAGTCGCCGAGATGGCCGATGCGGAACATCTTGCCGCGCATCTTGCCGAGCGCCTGCCCGAGCGACATGTCGAAGCGTTCGTAGATCAGCTTGCGCACGGCGTCCGCGTCGACGCCGTCGGGCATCATCACGCCGGTCAGCACGGGGCTGTAGACGGCCGGGTCCGCGCACTGGATCTCGAGGCCCCACGCGCGCACCGCGCGGCGCGTGGCTTCCGCGAGCCGCTGGTGGCGCGCGAACACCGCGTCGAGCCCTTCGCCGAGGATCATGTCGAGCGCTTCGGCGAGCCCGTACAGCAGGTTGGTGTTCGGCGTGTACGGCCAGTAGCCGTTCCTGTTCGCCTCGATGATCTCGTGCCAGCCCCAGAACGCGCGCGGCAGCGTCGCGTGCCCGCTCGCCGCGAGCGCCTTCGGCGACACCGCGTTGAAGCTGATGCCGGGCGGCAGCATCAGCCCTTTCTGCGAACCCGACACCGTCACGTCGACGCCCCATTCGTCATGGCGGTAGTCGGCGGACGCGAGCCCCGAGATCGTGTCGACCATCAGCAGCGCCGGGTGGCCGGCCGCGTCGATCGCGCGGCGCACGGCCGCGATGTCGGAGGTGACGCCGGTGGAGGTTTCGTTGTGCACCACGCACACCGCCTTGATGGCGTGCGTGGTATCGGCGCGCAGGCGCGCCTCGATCATGTCGGGCTGCACGCCGCGGCGCCAGCCTTCGATGCCCGGCAGCCCGAGGAATTCGGGCTTCAGGCCGAGCGCGTCGGCCATCTTCTTCCACAGCGTCGCGAAGTGGCCGGTCTCGTACATCAGCACGGTGTCGCCGGCGCTCAGCGTGTTGGTCAGCGCGGCCTCCCATGCACCGGTACCCGACGCCGGATAGATGATCACCGGCTGCGTGGTCTTGAAGATCTTCCTGATGCCGGCGAGCACCTTGAGGCCGAGCGCGCCGAATTCGGGGCCACGGTGGTCGATGGTCGGATAGCTCATCGCCCGCAGGATGCGGTCGGGCACCGGGCTCGGCCCCGGAATCTGCAGGAAATGGCGGCCGGACGGATGAAAGTCGAGTTGCGGCATGGTTGTTCTGTCTCCTTGGTTGAATTTTGAATTTTGCATGCAAAATACTTTAGCAGAGCGATCGCGGCAAACCCAAGGACTGATTTCGCCGAAAATGCCGGTGTTTACCCGGCGTTGGCGGGGAGATATTCGGGTCGGGCGAGTTGAAGTAGAATCGCGTGAAGCAAGAAGGAAGGATTTTGCATGCAAGATTTGAATGATCTGGAGCAGGCCGGCGGCGCGCCGGCACTGCCGAAACTGGAGCGGCAGCGGCTGCACGACACGGTCGTCGAGCACCTGCGCAAATTCATCGTCGAAGGCGTGCTCGCGCCGGGCATGCGGCTGAACGAGCGCGAGCTGTGCGAGACGCTCGGCATCTCGCGCACGCCGCTGCGCGAGGCATTCAAGGTGCTGGCGGCCGAGGGGTTGCTGGTGCTGTCGCCGAATCGCGGCGCGAGCGTGTACCGGATGAGCGAATCGGAGATCCGCGAGACGTTCGAGCTGATGTCGGGGCTGGAGGCGTTTTCAGGCGAGCTGGCCTGCGAGCGCATCACGCAAGCGGAGCTCGCGGAGATCAAGGCGCTGCATTACTCGATGCTCGCGTGCCGGCTGCAAAACGACCTGCCCGGCTACTACAGCCGCAACCAGGAAATCCATGACCGCATCAACGAGGCCGCGCGCAACTCGGCGCTGCGCGCCACGTACCAGTCGATCAATCGCCGGATCATGTCGATGCGGTTCCGCTCGAACCAGCACGTCGAGAAATGGGATCGCGCGGTGCACGATCACGAGGAGATGATCAAGGCGCTGGAGGCGCGCGACGGCAAGGCGCTCGCGGCGATCCTGCGGCGGCATCTGCTGGAGAAGCGCGACGCGGTGTTGTTGCAGCAGGGGGCTGTGGACGCGTAGTCGTACGTCGCACGCGAACGGTCATCGCGTCGTGCGGGCAGGCCGCGCCGCTACATCGCCGCCCGCTGCCCCTCTCTCGGCCCGTGCCCCGTCCACCGCTTGAACGCGCGCCTGAAGTTGTGCGCGTCGCTGAACCCGACTTCGTGTGCAACATCCTCGATCGACAGCCGCGGATTGCTCAGCAGCGTGAACGCGCGTTTGCGGCGGATCGTGTCGATCACCGTCTGGTACGACACGCCCTGGTCGGCGAGCCGCCGTCGCAGCGTGCGCTCGCTCATGCACAGCTGCGCGGCGATCTCGGCGAGCGACGGCGCATGCCGCAGGTCGCGCCGCATGATCCGTTCGATCGATTCGAGAAATTCGGTGCCTTCGGGTTCGGGCGGCAGCGCGTCCTGCAGGAATTCGAGCACCTGGCGATGCGCGAGCGGATCGTGGGTCGCGATCGGGCGGTTGCCGAGCGCGGCGTCGCACGAAAACAGGTTCTGCTCCTGTTCGAACCGCACCGGGCACGGGAACACGCGGGCGTATTGCTCCGCATAGGCCGGCGGCGGGTAGCTGAGATCGACGACCTTCGGCTGGAACGCGGGGCCGACGAGCGAGCGCCCGATCTTCATGAAGCTGCCGAACGCCTCCTCGACGAGGAACGCCTCGATGTCGGGCTCGAGGAAGACGTTGGTGGCGCGAACCGACAGCGTGCGCGCATCCGACATCACGTCGAAGCGCATCAGCGGCCCCGTGTGGCGCTGCAGCCCGATACCGGTCACGATCGCGTCCTTCAGCGTCGGGCTCGTCAGCATCGCATAGCCGACCAGCCCGATCGACGCGATCGTCTCGCTCGTGCCGAGTTCGAGGCCGAGCGCCCGCCCCGGCGCCATCTCGAGCGCGCGGCGGATCATCGTGCTCGCCTGGCGCAATGAAATCCGGCACGACGGATTCGACAGGTCGGCGACGTCGAAGCCGAGCCCGAGGCACAGCCGCGTGGGGTCGATGCCCAGTTCCTTGCTTGTCTCCGCGAGGCACCGCAACAGATGGACCGGCAGATTCGCCGTCGTATAACGGTCGGTATCGTCCATGGATGCTCCGTATTTTTTTCCATGGATTGTACTCGTCCCGCCCGGCCGGAGACCCGGTGCCGCCCCGGCCGCGATCGCCCACATCCCGCGCGGCCCCGCTTCAGAAGTAGTGACGCAGGCCGACCGTCGCACCGAGCTGCGTGATGCTGGTGCTCGGTGCCTGGCCGTTCACGCCGACCAATTGCGCGCCGACCAGCCCGCCGCGGTAGATCGCGTAGTCGACTTCCGCATAGAGCATGCTGCGCTTCGACAGGCTGTAGCCGGCAATCACCTGGAACTGGCGCGCACGGCCGTCGAAATCCGCCGTATAACCGGACTGCTGCGTCCACCACGCGTTGACGGCCGCCGTGAACGCCGACGTGAAGCGGTAGGTCAGCCCCGCGAGCGCCATCTTGCGGCGGCGGAACCCGCCGGGCACGGTCGGGTCGACGACCTGCGCGGGCGAGATGATCCCGAGCCCCGCCAGATCGGTCGGGCTGAACGGGCCGTTCTCGAACGACGTGAAGTCGTTGTCGCGTGCGTTCTCGATGTAGCCGGCATTGACGGTCGCGTTGCCGATCGTCACCGAGCCGCCGCCCGTGTAGATGTCGAATTTCCCGTGCGTGACGTCGTCCCAGCTGCGCATGAACGATGCGCCGACCGTGAACGGCCCCTTGTCCGGCGCATACGCGGCGGCCGCGCCGAGCTGGCCGCCGCGCACGCCGCCGCCCGCGTGGCCGCCCGGCGCGTATTGCGCGAGCAGGTAGAAGCTGCCGAGCTGCGCGCCGTACTGGATCATGTTGCTGGTGCGCGCGCCCGCGAGCATCGTCTGCTCCGGCTTGAACAGGTTGAAGTACGGGTCCTGCGGGCCGGCCCACAGGTTCGAGCCGAAGGTCAGCGACGCCATCTCGAACGGCACGTTGTACTGGCGCCCGAGCGAGAGCTGGCCAAGCGTAGTGGACGTCAGCCCCACGTACGCGACCTGGAAGAAATTCGGCGAGCCGGCCGGCACGATGGCGCCGCTGTTGGGGCCGAAGTGGCTTTCGACGTTGAACTGCGCGGACAACCCGCCGCCCAGATCCTCGTTGCCCTTGAGCCCCCAGTAGCTTTCCGTCAGGCCGCCCCCGTCGGCCATCGAGATCTTGCGGCCCGTCGACACCGGCGTGCCGTCGGCGCCGTACGACACGCCGTGCGTTTCGTAGCGGATGCCCGCATCGATCACGCCGTACAGCGTCACGTTGCCTTGCGCGTGCGCACCGGTACCGGCCAGGACCATCATCGCGCAGCACGCGGCGCGAACGCTATCGTGACGATTCATTCTTCTGGACTCCGCATCGAACTGGGGACGGACGGCTCGTGCCGTCGGGAACGACTGTAGAAAGCCAAATTTGCGCGGGCCAAGGCCGCGGCGGCCATTCTCGTGGTGCGTCGCGGCCACGGCATGGCGCACTGCGGTCAGGGCGCCGCGCCGGCCACGGCAGCGGGTGCCGCGCGCCGCAGCGCCAGCCGCACGAACGGGGCGGCGGCCAGCACGGCCACGCACAGCACGTGGGCGACGCGCGTGCCGCCGAAGCGGCCGAGCAGCGCGCCCGACAGCGCGGTGCCGATGCCGGCCGCGAAGAACGTGATGACGAGCGTGCGCGCGACCAGCGAGCCGTCCGGGTCGACGTCGGACAGCATGCCGGTGAGGAACGGCACGATCACGAAGAACGCACTGTTCAGCACGAACTGGCTCAGGAAGTACGCGCTGCCGCCGCGCGCGCCGAAGAACCATTCGATCGACGCGATCATCGCGAGCTGCGCGGCCCAGATCAGCGCGAGGCGGTGCCGGTGGCTGGCCGGATGCGACGGAATCGCCGCGCCGACGAAGCCGAGCAGGGACGACACCGACAGCAGAACGCCGATCGTCGTGGGCGACAGCCCGGCACGCTCGCCGACGAAACCGGCGATCGCCCATTGCGACGCCTGCACGCCATAGACGAGCGCCGTCACGACCCAGATCGCGATCACCGGCCGCCACGGCAGCGTGCCGGCGCGCAAGCGGGCCTGCGCGGGCGCGCTCGCGAACGCGTCGATGCCGCGGATCGCGGGCGCCAGCACGGCGACGACGGCGGCCAGCAGCGCGAACACCCAGCGTCCGAGCCACGCGGCCGGCAGCGCGGAGATCAGCACGAGGATGCCGCCGTTGACGACGCCCGCGAGCAGGTTGATTTGCCCCCACAGGCGGTCGGTCGATGCGCGCTGCGACACGCCGGACGCGACGACGACGAACAGCATCCCCTCGAACAGCCCAGTCATCCCGCGTGCGAGCGCCGCCGACACGATGCCGGGCGCGACCGCGCCGAGGGCCTGGCCGGCGATCGTGCCGATCAGGCCGGCCAGCGTGAACGGCCGCGCGGCGCGCGCGATCCGGTGCGACAGCAGCGCGCAACTGATCGCGATGCCGAGGATCTCGGCGCTGACGAGCGCGGTCGCGGTGCCCTCGTCGAGCCGGAAGCGCGTCATCACCGCCGCGACGAGGAACGGCGACAGGATCAGGCCGTTGGTGGCGGCCGCGAACGCGAGCGCAAGGCGGACGACGGCGCCGGTCGACGGATCGGGACGCGACGGCGCGGCCGCGTGCAGCGTGGCTGTGCTCATGAGGCCTCCTGGCCGGATCGTGGCCGGTCTTGCGCGACGCCGGCCGTTTCGTACATCGGGTGTGCCCCCCGGCGGGCCGGCGTGGCGCGAGCGGTGGCGCTTGCGTTTGCGCCTGCGCTTTGCGGCAGGCCGAACAGCGTACGCAGGTACGGCGTCAGGAAGCGGCCGTGCGGGTCCATCCGCTCGCGCAGCGCGAGGAAATCGTCCCAGTGCGGGTAGCACGCCGCCAGCTCGGCGGCCTTCATCGCATGCACCTTGCCCCAGTGCGGCCGCCCGCCGTGATTGCGGCAGATGGCCTGCACGCCCGAGAAATACGCGTCGAACGGCATCCCGCGATACTGGTGCGCCGAGATGCGTACGCTGTCGCGCCCGTAGTCGGGGCTCAGCCAGATGTCGTCGCCGCGCACCCAGCGGTATTCGAGCGGGAACATCAACGGAAAGCTGCGGCGCGCGATGAATGCGCGGATTTCGCGCAGCGCGTCGGCGCCGCGGTCGGCCGGCACCGACCACTCCATTTCGTTGAAGCGCACGCGGCGCACCGTCGACAGCATCGCGTAGCTCGCATCCACGTGCCGGCCCGCCGACACGGTCGATGCGCACAGCCGGCTCAGCGCCGGGCACAGCGCCGGCACGCGCCGGCCGAGCCCGCACAGCGCGCCGAACACCGTGTTCTCGAGGAACGACTCGGACGCGCGGCTCGCCCAGTGCACTGCGTCGGCCGGCTCGTCGGTCATGTCCCACGCCTTGGTCAGCACGGTGTCGGTGTGCGGGAACCAGTAGAACTCGAACGAGCGATGCCTGGCGATCAGCGCGTCCGCCTGAGCGAGGCAATCGTCGAGCCGCATGCCGCCGCGCTCGAGGCGCAGCTTGAACGCGGGCACGAGGCGCAGGCCGATCTCGGTCAGCACGCCGAGCGCGCCGAGCCCGATCCGGCCGCCGGCGAACAGCTCGGGATGCGTGTCGGCGCTCGCGCGAATCTCGCTGCCGTCCGCGCACATGATGGTCAGGCTGTCGATCTGCGTCGCCAGGTTGCCGAGCGTGATGCCGGTGCCGTGCGTGCCGGTGCTGGTCGCGCCGGCGATCGACTGCACGTTGATGTCGCCGAGGTTCTCCATCGCGAGGCCGTGCGCGGCGAGCGCCGGGCCCAGCGCCCACAGCCGCGTGCCGGCATGCACGCGCGCGACGCGCCGGTCGCGGTCGACGTCGATCACGCCCTGCATCGCGTCGAGCGACAGGATCACGTCGTCGGTCTGCACGAGCGGCGAGAACGAGTGCCCGGCGCCGGCCGCGCGCACGGTGGCGCCGGCTGCCGCCGCGTCGCGCAGCGCCGCCGCGAGCGCGGCGTGCGACGCGGGCGTCGACACGGTTGCATCAGGACTGCAGACATATCCCGACCAGTTACGCCACATGGCATTGTCTCCGTGGTTGTCGATCGAATGAGGTGAACGGTTTGAACGACGGGCCGCGCGGCCCGCTAGAAAAAGCTCTTGCCTTCGCCGCGATAGGTGGGCGCCTCGCCGACCACGCGGCCGCCGCGGATCAGCAGCAGCGTGTTGAAGCGTTCGCACAGTTCGCCGGCCTTCGCGTGGCGGAACAGGATCGGGTCGCCGATCGCCGGTGCGACGCCGCGCGGCACGCGCACGGGCGTCTGCACCTCGCCCGCGCCTTCGTTGTCGATCAGCGTGCAGCCGGCCGGCAGCCACGGGCGGGGCAGCCGGCTCTTGCCGGCCGGGCCCGATGCGATATAGCCGCCGCCCGAGCAGGTCACGATGCCCGGCTGCGGAATCCGCACGACCGGCAGCGCGAAGCCGGCGGCGGGTTGCGCATGAAACACCGCATAGTGATCGAACAGCGCCGGCGCGTAGAGGCCGGAACCGGCGGCGAGCTCGGTGACCGACGCGTCGCCCAGCGTGCTTTCGAAGCTGCCGGTGCCGCCGCCGTTCACGAAGCGCAACGTATGGCCCGCCGCCGCGAGCGCCTGTACGGCCGCGTGGCGGCGCGCGTTGATCTCGCGCGCCGAGCGGCGCTTCAGGTGGCGCACCAGCGCGTTGCGCGCGCCGCTGCCCGGCTCCGTGTCGGCCACGCCGGCGATCTGTCCTTCGTAACCCATCAGCCCGTCGAGCCGCACGTGCTGCCGCTCGCCGATGCGGTTCGCGAGGGCGAGTGCGGCGGCCACGTCGCGCACCGGCGAGCGGTACATGCCGAAATACAGGCCCGGATACGCGGACGACATGTCGAGATCGATCGCGAGCGGGATCGTCACGCTTTCCGCGCGTGCGAGGCGGTCGATCGCGTCGACCTGGGCGGCATCGTCGACCATCAGCGTGATCGAGCGGCCCCGCCCGAGCTGCGCGGCCACCGCGCGAAGATCGTCGGCTTCGACGGTCGGATAGGCGACGACGATGTCGTCGAACCCGCCGTCCGCAAGCCACGCGGCTTCCGCGGCCGAATAGCACAGCAGCCCCTGCATGAACGGGCCGGCGGCGAGCACCGCGCCGATCAGTTCGCGCGAGCGTACCGATTTCGTCGCGAGCCGGATCGGCAGGCCGCGCGCGCGGCGCTTCAGGTCGGCGAGGTTCGCGTCGAGGCAGTCGAGATCGACGAATGCGGCGGGAAGGCGGCGGCCCGCGAGCGCGTCGCGGTAGGTCGGATAGTCGTGGACGGCGGCGGGTGCGCGATGCGGAAGGTCTGCACGGCTCATGGAACGGGCTCGGCTGGGTGGGGTGTGTGCCGCGCCGACCGTTCGGCGCGTGTCGGAAACCAGCATAGGGCCGGCCAAAATGACGACCAAGCGCTCAGCGGGTCGTTCGACGGGTCTTATCCGGCCATCCGTATCGGCCACGCGCAAGCGTGAGCGTCGCGCCCCGTGAAGGTGGATCGTTGCTTGCTTGGTGTCGCGGCGCACATGGCGTGTGCCGGCGCGAACCACCACCGGACGGGCACGACGCTCGACATCACGCGCGTGCCGATGCGACAACGAAATGCGTTTCAAACGTCTTGCCGGCCATCGCCGCTGTGCGCGGGTTTAGTGCCCGCGTTCTAGTGCCGCTTTTGACTGCATGCCGGATTCGACCTAGAACCTACTCGCGGATGCACCGGCGAAGAACGGCATGACGTGACGAGGAGGCGACGTGAAGAAGAACAGGGCACTCTGGCGGCGCACGGGCGCGATCGCGGCGATCGGCGTGGCCGCCGTCGCGATCTGGCGATACGAAGCGGCGACACCGGCGCAGGCCGCGTCGTCCGGCACGCCGGTCGCGACGGCGGGCACACCGTCCGGCGCGGCCGATACGTTCGGTACCGGTGTCGGCGCCGCGACACCGGGCCCCGAGGAGCGACGGCTCGACGTCGACGCGCTGCGCCGCAGCCTTGCCGGGCGCCCCGATGCGGACGCGGAAGTGAAGCGCGTCGTCGCATTCGCGCGCTTCCGCGACGAGGTCGCCGCTTACGGCGATCGCCGCAACAGCCTGCCGCCAACCGAGCGCGACGCGCTCGCGCGCCGGATTCTCGACGAACTTCCCGACCACGTCGCGCGCAACGAGATCGTGCCCGTGCAGGCCGAAGCGCTGAGCGCGGCGCTGCTGACCGACACCGAAGCCGACCCCGCGACGCGCGGCGCGGCGATCCGGTCGATGCGCGCGCAATGGGACACCTATGCGCAGCGGACGGTCGGCCCGTCGCCGGCGCAGGACCCGCGCTATCTCTCGTACGAACAGCAGAGCCGCGACGTCGTCCGGCAGGTTCAGGCGAGCATTCCCGATCCCGACCAGCAGCAAGCCGTCATCGCGCAACGCCTGCAGGCGCTGCGCGTCCAGCTGTTCGACGGCGCTTCACCGTCCGGCGTGCACTGAGCGCCGAATCCGCGCGGCCGGGGCGGCGCCCGGCGGCCGCGTCATGTCCATCGACAAGGAGGGGAGATGTCAACAGCACGATGCCTGCTGCGCGCGGCCGTTGCCGCGCTGCTCGGTTGCGCGGCACTGAACGGTCACGCGGCCGATACGACGATGCCGGATCCGTCGGTTCCTTATTATTCGTGGTACGAAGTGACGTTGCCGGAGAGCACCGGTGCATCGTGCGGCAACGGCACGCCGATGCGTTTCTACATCAATCGCGCACAGTCGGACAACCTGCTGTACATGATGGAGCCGGGCGGCGCGTGCTGGGACTACGGCACCTGCACGCAGACGTCGACCGGTGCCGAGGCCGGCCTCGGCGGCTTCAACCCGGACGGCATCCCGCACAACTACATGAACGGCACCGCGAACGAGAGCCTGCTGTCGTCGTTCCTGTCGCCGCTGCTGACGCGCATGGATCTCGCGCACATTCTCGTCGGCGAGCCGAAGGTCGAAACGCAGCAATGGACACAGGTTTTCGTGCCCTATTGCACCGGAGATATCCACATGGGCAGCGCGGTGCGCAACTACACGTCGCCGTCCGGCGACTGGCGCCTGCAGCACTACAGCGGGCTGAAGAACATCCAGGCCGTCGCGCAGTGGCTGACGTCGCACGGCTTCGGCAAGCCGAACCGGCTGCTCGTGTACGGGATGAGCGCGGGCGGCTACGGCACGCTCGCGAACTACGCGACGCTGCGCAACACGCTGCAGCCGCAGGCGCACAGTTCGCTGCTCGACGACGCCGGCACGGTGTTCAACACGCCGTTCGATGCGGACGCGGCCACGCATCCGTCGGTCGGCCTGTACGACCGCGTGCGCACCGAGTGGGGGATGACGGGCCCCGACGGGATGATCACCGTGAACAGCCGCCTGACCAGCCGGTTCGACCCCGGCAACATGGGGAGCGCGTACGCGGCGCTGTCGGCGACCTTTCCGCATGATCGCTTCGGTTTTTCCAGCTACCAGCGCGACAAGATCATCGCCGCGTATCACTATCGCGCGTTCGTGCCGGCCGTGATCGCGGCGCCGGACGACGCGACGAAGGATGCGCTGTCGCTCGCGATGTTCGGGAAGGAGCTGGACGGGCTGAAGCAGACGCTGAACCCACTGCCGAACTTCGGCTATTTCATGCCGTGGGCGCGCAACGACTTCATCGCCAACCATCAGGTGACGGCGGTCAGCTTCACCGGGTCGGGGATCCACGAGAACGGCACCGACGCGGATATCGGCACCTTCGTCGACAACCTGCTGAACCAGCAGGACCCGGCCGAGACGCCGGTGATGAAGGCGTTCCGCACGCAGCAGTGGTCGGATTTCACGTTCTCGACGTTTCTCGCGTGGATCGACAGCGTGTTCAACCTGACCGGCGAAGCGGGGCCGATCTCGGGGCACCGGGCGTGAACGGGTGACGGAGGCGCGGTGCGCTGCACTGCGCCGCGCCGCGCCGACGTTGCGCCGGGCGTGCGCGTTCAGTACGAATCGTCGTCGAAGCGGGACGATGCCGGCCGGCGCTTCATCTCCTTCAGCCATTCCCTGACGTTGTCCGGGTCGTCGAATTCGCGCACCACGATGGTCAGGTCCTGGTTGCTGCGCTGCATGCCGGCAATGTCGCGCGTCAGTATCCGCATGACCGTATCGGGCGCGATCTTGACGGACGATGCGATGCCGTAGGTTCGGCGGAAGTGGGTTTCGACGTGCCGGATCTCCTGGTCCAGCTCGCGCACCTGTTCCTCCAGGATGCCGTTGTAGCGCATCAGCCGGTCTTCGCCGAGGCCGTCGATCGCGCGCCGGTCGATCTGCTCGATCTCGAGCTGCAGTTCCAGCAGTTGCAGCAGGTTGCCTTTCGCATACGCGTGGTTGACCCGCTGCATCAGCACGGTCTTGCGTTCCTGTTCCTTCGGATCGGTTTCGCGATCGGGATGCAGCACGCTCGCGAGCTTGCGATAGACGTCGCGGATCGACTTGCTCGATTCGGCCTGCTCGGCTTCGCGTCTCGCTTGCGCCGCCGATTGCCGGGGCGCTTTCTTGCGTTTCGCGCGCTGCGCCTCGCGGGCCTCGTGCTCGGCCATGTCGCGCCTGAACTGTTCGTCCAGCTCGGCTTGCATGCGCTCGGCGAGTTCGTCGGGCGACAGCGTGTCGAGATCGTCTTCCGGTGCGGGGGCGGGCGCAGGCTCCGGTGCCTGCTTCGGCCGTGCGCGATCGGCTGCCGTACGGTCGTCGTCGCCGGATGCGCGGTGCCGGTTGTAGATGATCTTCAACTGCGCGTCGTCGCTGACGTCGAGCAGGTCGCGCGCCATGTTCACGATCACGTCGGACAGCGTGCGCTGCTCGGCCTTGCTCAAGCCCTTTTGCAGGAACGCGTCGTCGAGCCGGTTGAGCAGGCTGATCCGCAACGCCGTCGCCGCCTGCTCGAGCGGCAGCAGCCCGTCGACGAATTTCTTCTGGAAGGCCGGTGTCACGGCGTCCCATGCGCCGAGACGTTCGCGTCGCGTTTCGATCTGCTGGACGAGCGTATTGAACGTCTTCTGGGCTTTCGACAGGCTGGCTGTCTCGTGGCCGGGCGCGATGACGACCGCGGCACCGCGTCGTGCGGTCATGATGAATGTCCTCCGGCCGCGGCAGGACGCGCAGCAGGCCGGTATTCTAGCCGGATGTGCGGCCGGCGGCGCGCAACGGCCTGCTTCGCCGGCGCTTCCGGCCGCGCGTTACGGCCGCGGCGCCGCGACTGCCGGTGCGCCCGCATCCGTGCCCGGCGTGCCGCCCGGCCCATAGGCGGCAGCGGCGTTGTTGCGTGCCGCGAGACGCTTGGCGGTCAGGCGCTCCTGCGCGGCGACGATGTCGCCCGGATAGTTGTCCCCGTTGCTGGCGACCGGGTCGTAGCCGACGGCTTCGAGGTCGAACAGTTCCTGGCGTACCTGCGCACGCGTGAGCGTCGAGTGCGACGACTGCGCGTACGACACGGCAGGCGCGGCGAGCAGGGCAGTCGCGGCAGCGGTGGCGACGACGACGGTGGCGATGATCGATTTCATGATTTCCTCAGACGGTTGCGTGGCGGTTCAGCGAACCGACGAAGCAAGTTTAGGAATCCATGCCGGCCGGATAAATGCCGAATCCGGGTGAACTGTGTTTCCGGAATGCGCCACAGTGGGCGACGGGCGTGCCGTGCCGCCGTGCCGCCACGTCGTCAATCGCCGAACAACTGCCCCTGCCCGGAGATCACGCGTTCGAAATCGTCGCGCAGGAACGGCAGGATCGCGTCGGCGACGGGCTGCAACTGGCGGCTCAGGTAGAACGCGTAGTCGATCGGCGAGCGCATCGTCTCGAGCGGCTCGGGGCCGGCCGTCGTCATCACGTAGCTGATCCAGCCGCCGCGCTGATATTGCAACGGCCGGCCCTGCGCGTGGTTGAACTCGTCGGCGATCCGCGCCGCGCGCACGTGCGGCGGCACGTTGCGCTCGTATTCGCGCAGCGGCCGGCGCACGCGCTTGCGGTAGACGAGCTGGTCGTCGAATTCGCCGGCCAGCGTGCGCTGCACGTAGTCGCGAATGAAGTCCTGGTAGGGCTCGCGGCTGAACACGCGTCGATACAGCTCGCGCTGGAACTGCTGCG
Proteins encoded in this region:
- a CDS encoding J domain-containing protein, with protein sequence MTARRGAAVVIAPGHETASLSKAQKTFNTLVQQIETRRERLGAWDAVTPAFQKKFVDGLLPLEQAATALRISLLNRLDDAFLQKGLSKAEQRTLSDVIVNMARDLLDVSDDAQLKIIYNRHRASGDDDRTAADRARPKQAPEPAPAPAPEDDLDTLSPDELAERMQAELDEQFRRDMAEHEAREAQRAKRKKAPRQSAAQARREAEQAESSKSIRDVYRKLASVLHPDRETDPKEQERKTVLMQRVNHAYAKGNLLQLLELQLEIEQIDRRAIDGLGEDRLMRYNGILEEQVRELDQEIRHVETHFRRTYGIASSVKIAPDTVMRILTRDIAGMQRSNQDLTIVVREFDDPDNVREWLKEMKRRPASSRFDDDSY
- a CDS encoding DUF4148 domain-containing protein encodes the protein MKSIIATVVVATAAATALLAAPAVSYAQSSHSTLTRAQVRQELFDLEAVGYDPVASNGDNYPGDIVAAQERLTAKRLAARNNAAAAYGPGGTPGTDAGAPAVAAPRP
- the plcR gene encoding phospholipase C accessory protein PlcR — encoded protein: MKKNRALWRRTGAIAAIGVAAVAIWRYEAATPAQAASSGTPVATAGTPSGAADTFGTGVGAATPGPEERRLDVDALRRSLAGRPDADAEVKRVVAFARFRDEVAAYGDRRNSLPPTERDALARRILDELPDHVARNEIVPVQAEALSAALLTDTEADPATRGAAIRSMRAQWDTYAQRTVGPSPAQDPRYLSYEQQSRDVVRQVQASIPDPDQQQAVIAQRLQALRVQLFDGASPSGVH
- a CDS encoding pectin acetylesterase-family hydrolase, which encodes MSTARCLLRAAVAALLGCAALNGHAADTTMPDPSVPYYSWYEVTLPESTGASCGNGTPMRFYINRAQSDNLLYMMEPGGACWDYGTCTQTSTGAEAGLGGFNPDGIPHNYMNGTANESLLSSFLSPLLTRMDLAHILVGEPKVETQQWTQVFVPYCTGDIHMGSAVRNYTSPSGDWRLQHYSGLKNIQAVAQWLTSHGFGKPNRLLVYGMSAGGYGTLANYATLRNTLQPQAHSSLLDDAGTVFNTPFDADAATHPSVGLYDRVRTEWGMTGPDGMITVNSRLTSRFDPGNMGSAYAALSATFPHDRFGFSSYQRDKIIAAYHYRAFVPAVIAAPDDATKDALSLAMFGKELDGLKQTLNPLPNFGYFMPWARNDFIANHQVTAVSFTGSGIHENGTDADIGTFVDNLLNQQDPAETPVMKAFRTQQWSDFTFSTFLAWIDSVFNLTGEAGPISGHRA
- a CDS encoding amino acid deaminase/aldolase; its protein translation is MSRADLPHRAPAAVHDYPTYRDALAGRRLPAAFVDLDCLDANLADLKRRARGLPIRLATKSVRSRELIGAVLAAGPFMQGLLCYSAAEAAWLADGGFDDIVVAYPTVEADDLRAVAAQLGRGRSITLMVDDAAQVDAIDRLARAESVTIPLAIDLDMSSAYPGLYFGMYRSPVRDVAAALALANRIGERQHVRLDGLMGYEGQIAGVADTEPGSGARNALVRHLKRRSAREINARRHAAVQALAAAGHTLRFVNGGGTGSFESTLGDASVTELAAGSGLYAPALFDHYAVFHAQPAAGFALPVVRIPQPGIVTCSGGGYIASGPAGKSRLPRPWLPAGCTLIDNEGAGEVQTPVRVPRGVAPAIGDPILFRHAKAGELCERFNTLLLIRGGRVVGEAPTYRGEGKSFF